The Parasegetibacter sp. NRK P23 genome includes a window with the following:
- a CDS encoding DUF1361 domain-containing protein, with product MNIALNNNHTTLKKSDFYWLTVLSVCFSIALVVARSLVVHDWSFYFLIWNLFLGALPLLFAQLALKYSGLIRVLFLAGWLLFLPNSFYIITDLFHLKQRGNIPLWYDLLLILSFAWNGCLLGFISVSRVERLITYKSRFKEFIFVYGFMVVNAFGVYIGRYWRYNSWDVVSNPFELIKDIGNAVFFPANSFELWAMTLSYSFLMTVFYLMIKIAKVNFLRPASA from the coding sequence ATGAACATTGCGCTGAACAATAATCATACAACACTCAAGAAATCTGATTTTTACTGGCTTACAGTACTCTCCGTTTGTTTCAGCATCGCCCTGGTAGTGGCACGTTCGCTGGTCGTGCATGATTGGTCGTTCTACTTCCTGATCTGGAACCTTTTTCTAGGCGCACTGCCTTTGCTGTTCGCGCAGCTTGCGTTAAAATACAGCGGGTTGATCCGTGTTCTTTTCCTGGCGGGATGGTTGCTTTTTCTGCCGAACAGCTTTTATATCATTACCGATCTCTTTCACCTGAAGCAGCGCGGCAATATCCCTTTATGGTACGACCTGCTGCTAATATTGTCCTTCGCCTGGAACGGCTGTTTGCTGGGATTTATATCGGTAAGCCGGGTGGAAAGACTTATCACCTATAAATCCCGGTTCAAAGAATTCATCTTCGTCTATGGCTTTATGGTAGTAAATGCTTTCGGTGTTTACATTGGCAGATATTGGCGTTACAACAGTTGGGATGTGGTGTCTAATCCTTTCGAACTTATAAAAGACATTGGCAACGCAGTGTTCTTTCCCGCAAACTCTTTTGAACTATGGGCCATGACGCTGAGTTATTCTTTTCTTATGACCGTCTTTTATCTTATGATTAAAATTGCGAAAGTCAATTTCCTCCGGCCTGCATCGGCTTAA
- a CDS encoding MBL fold metallo-hydrolase, which produces MLTLETFTFSPIRENTYLLHNEKNECIVVDPGCYFDEEKQVLKQWIEVRGMEVKLLLNTHGHLDHVFGNKFVAETWGLQPWLHPAEEQVYKMAPASGLMWQLPFEPYTGPMHWLQEGTDVVFGADRLQVLFTPGHSPGSVSFYHAEQGFVIGGDVLFHEGIGRTDLPGGSMEVLLNSIRTQLFTLPDETVVYPGHGEPTTIGYEKKHNPFLNR; this is translated from the coding sequence ATGCTCACCCTCGAAACATTTACGTTCAGCCCTATCCGGGAGAATACATACCTACTTCATAACGAAAAAAATGAATGTATAGTTGTTGATCCCGGCTGTTATTTTGATGAAGAAAAGCAAGTTTTGAAACAATGGATTGAAGTTCGGGGAATGGAAGTAAAACTTTTGTTAAATACCCACGGACACCTCGATCATGTCTTCGGAAACAAGTTTGTGGCCGAAACCTGGGGGCTGCAACCCTGGCTCCATCCCGCCGAAGAGCAGGTGTATAAAATGGCCCCCGCCTCCGGACTGATGTGGCAACTACCCTTTGAACCTTACACCGGCCCGATGCACTGGTTACAGGAAGGTACCGATGTTGTTTTTGGGGCCGATCGTCTCCAGGTATTGTTTACACCAGGACATTCTCCCGGAAGTGTTTCGTTCTACCATGCGGAACAGGGCTTTGTGATAGGGGGAGATGTGCTTTTCCACGAAGGCATCGGCCGAACCGACCTCCCGGGCGGAAGTATGGAGGTGCTGCTGAACAGTATCCGAACCCAACTTTTTACGCTGCCTGACGAAACGGTGGTATATCCCGGGCATGGAGAACCCACAACAATCGGATATGAGAAAAAACATAATCCCTTTCTTAACCGCTAG
- the creD gene encoding cell envelope integrity protein CreD — MEQEPSTPSIPFWQQFKLLFKGTMIGILILLLLIPASYIIDLVREREQRQAEVQAEVSGKWASAQTLTGPILVVPYQELVQTADGKIVTRELNAYFLPENLLVKGKLDPEVRKRSLYQVILYRSDVTMSGNFKPVDPTVLQLRPEQMLPQKAHIIMGLTDARGMEENIVLQWNGAAHKFSPGAENNDVVGKGLVTTVPLTLDSISGYNFSIHLKLKGSHSFFISPSAESTQASLQSTWKDPSFDGDFLGEHVVTDSGFTAQWKLLGQNAGLPQYWKGSAHQPGNVRFGVNLIQPADGYAKTMRAAKYAILFIGLTFSLFFFIEVLQKRSVHPIQYVLIGLALSIFYTLLLSFSEYLNFDMAYIIATLATVILITLYSKSLFGKWKLALLPGVVLLLLYFFIYILLQAQDNALLFGSIGLFFTLALIMYFSRRINWYGTPALSNS; from the coding sequence ATGGAACAAGAACCTTCTACGCCTTCAATTCCCTTCTGGCAGCAATTCAAACTTTTGTTCAAGGGAACCATGATCGGTATCCTGATATTACTGCTGCTGATCCCTGCTTCCTATATCATAGACCTTGTGCGTGAACGGGAGCAGCGGCAGGCCGAAGTACAGGCTGAAGTCAGCGGGAAATGGGCCTCGGCGCAAACGTTGACCGGTCCCATACTTGTGGTACCTTACCAGGAATTGGTTCAGACGGCGGATGGAAAGATCGTGACACGGGAACTGAACGCGTATTTTCTTCCCGAGAACTTGTTGGTAAAGGGAAAACTTGATCCGGAAGTACGAAAACGCAGTTTATACCAGGTAATATTGTACCGCAGTGATGTAACGATGAGCGGGAACTTTAAACCCGTAGATCCAACGGTATTGCAGTTGCGGCCCGAGCAGATGCTGCCGCAGAAAGCGCACATCATCATGGGGCTCACCGATGCGCGGGGGATGGAAGAGAACATCGTGTTGCAATGGAATGGCGCGGCGCATAAGTTCTCACCGGGCGCGGAGAATAATGATGTGGTGGGGAAGGGGCTGGTAACAACCGTGCCTTTAACACTGGATTCTATTTCCGGTTATAACTTTTCCATTCATCTCAAACTAAAGGGATCCCACAGCTTCTTCATCTCGCCTTCGGCGGAAAGTACACAGGCCAGTTTGCAGAGTACGTGGAAAGACCCTTCTTTTGACGGTGATTTTCTGGGTGAACATGTGGTGACCGATTCCGGCTTCACAGCGCAATGGAAACTGCTGGGGCAGAATGCCGGTCTACCGCAATACTGGAAGGGTTCGGCCCATCAACCAGGGAACGTTCGTTTCGGCGTGAACCTGATCCAGCCTGCGGATGGTTATGCCAAAACCATGCGCGCCGCGAAATACGCCATCTTATTTATCGGGTTAACGTTCTCCCTGTTTTTCTTCATTGAAGTACTGCAGAAAAGAAGCGTCCATCCCATTCAATATGTGTTGATTGGTCTGGCGTTGAGCATATTCTATACCTTACTGCTTTCTTTCTCAGAGTACCTGAATTTCGACATGGCCTATATCATCGCCACGCTCGCAACGGTAATACTGATTACCCTTTATTCGAAGAGCCTGTTCGGAAAATGGAAGCTCGCGTTGCTGCCCGGTGTGGTATTGCTTCTGCTCTACTTCTTCATTTATATCCTGCTCCAGGCACAGGACAACGCGCTGTTGTTCGGCAGCATCGGACTGTTCTTCACCCTGGCGCTGATCATGTATTTTTCCAGAAGAATAAACTGGTACGGAACGCCCGCACTTTCAAACAGCTAA
- a CDS encoding ferritin-like domain-containing protein, with protein MNLQNIIGVIEEKVDPEVQDKMASRRSALREFMGLSGKVALAAVPVALGSFFKKTYAQSSNNAAVLEILNYALTLEYLEAEFYTQALATSSTSIPAGAPTQAITKIKNDEVAHVNFLKTVITSVGGASAVVAKPTFSFTNNQTFGNVFANYATFLTVAQAFEDTGVRAYKGRAKELTKGGAYLTAALNIHSVEARHAAHIRVMRKAVVPAAAAQKPWITGANDSGFPAIDAVYAGENNVSQAGVNITSLAGVGGNISMSAATESFDEPLSKADVLVIAGLFIQP; from the coding sequence ATGAACCTTCAAAATATTATCGGTGTAATCGAAGAAAAGGTTGATCCGGAAGTACAGGATAAAATGGCTTCCCGCCGTTCTGCACTCCGTGAATTCATGGGACTCAGTGGTAAAGTTGCTTTGGCTGCGGTTCCTGTCGCGCTGGGCTCTTTCTTCAAAAAAACCTATGCACAGTCTTCCAACAATGCCGCCGTATTGGAAATTCTCAACTACGCTTTAACGCTAGAGTATCTCGAGGCGGAATTTTATACACAGGCGCTTGCCACCTCAAGTACCTCCATCCCCGCCGGTGCGCCAACACAGGCCATCACCAAGATTAAGAATGATGAGGTAGCGCACGTGAATTTTTTGAAAACGGTCATTACTTCGGTGGGTGGTGCATCGGCCGTTGTCGCCAAGCCAACTTTCTCGTTTACGAATAACCAGACTTTTGGAAACGTTTTCGCGAACTATGCCACCTTCCTTACCGTGGCGCAGGCTTTTGAAGATACTGGTGTACGGGCTTACAAAGGACGCGCGAAAGAATTGACCAAAGGTGGCGCTTACCTCACCGCCGCCTTGAATATCCATTCCGTGGAAGCAAGGCACGCCGCACACATCAGGGTGATGCGCAAAGCCGTGGTGCCCGCGGCAGCCGCCCAGAAACCATGGATTACAGGGGCTAATGATAGTGGTTTCCCGGCCATTGATGCTGTATACGCTGGAGAGAACAATGTTTCTCAGGCTGGCGTGAACATCACCTCCTTAGCAGGCGTGGGCGGTAACATTTCTATGAGCGCCGCTACGGAATCTTTTGATGAACCGCTTTCCAAAGCGGATGTATTGGTGATCGCAGGATTGTTTATCCAACCATAA
- a CDS encoding ferritin-like domain-containing protein: MSNTQFLDQDPFALNQHATNKHSRRRFLGYAGAAAGIAVLASSCDKDDDNNMDDAVDVGSGDTGVLNYAYALEQLEAAFYTQVAASASFGTIFNAGEQALLKDIRDHEIAHREFFKAALSTSAIASLEVNFSAVNFSSRASILATAKAFEDLGVSAYNGAGNILTNGDFLVLAGKIVSVEARHAAYIRDLITNGTFADSTDANGMDMAMAPKEVVAIANAYLKTKVSANNLA; the protein is encoded by the coding sequence ATGTCCAACACGCAATTCTTGGATCAGGATCCTTTTGCCCTGAACCAACACGCAACGAACAAACATTCCAGGAGAAGATTCCTTGGTTATGCGGGCGCAGCCGCAGGCATTGCTGTGCTTGCCTCATCCTGCGACAAAGATGACGACAACAACATGGATGACGCCGTTGATGTAGGCAGTGGCGATACGGGTGTGCTCAACTATGCCTATGCGCTGGAGCAACTGGAAGCCGCTTTCTATACACAAGTAGCCGCCAGCGCCAGTTTCGGCACCATCTTTAACGCAGGGGAACAGGCTTTATTAAAAGACATCCGCGACCACGAAATCGCACACCGTGAATTCTTTAAAGCGGCGCTCAGCACCAGTGCTATTGCTTCCCTGGAAGTTAACTTCTCCGCGGTGAACTTCAGTTCCAGGGCCAGCATCCTCGCTACCGCAAAGGCATTTGAGGACCTCGGTGTTTCCGCGTACAATGGCGCGGGAAATATTCTCACCAATGGCGATTTTCTCGTACTCGCCGGAAAGATCGTTTCCGTGGAAGCCCGCCATGCGGCTTATATCCGCGACCTGATTACCAACGGCACTTTCGCAGATTCCACCGATGCCAACGGAATGGACATGGCCATGGCGCCGAAAGAAGTGGTGGCCATCGCCAACGCCTATCTGAAAACAAAAGTGAGCGCTAATAACCTCGCCTGA
- a CDS encoding lipopolysaccharide biosynthesis protein, which produces MSSIKQLAGQTFWYGLSSMGARFLNYLLTPYLTGTMTTEGYGEMSIVYGAVPLLNVIFAYGLETAYFRFAKQGKEREVYNTTSLSIIFTTLIFTTLLISFREELATLALIPAHPDYITMMALIIGLDALAILPFTKLRQEGRPIKFATIRIASILINIGAVYFFISVLPELKEQYPNNTIFALYNKDHQVGYVIMANLLQAFFTLIFLSREWLSIKFQFNARLWKEIMVYALPLTIVGFGGMINETIDRLMLPWRLGIDVEAAKGETGIYNAVYKLSLLITLFVQAFRMGAEPFFFKQAEGENAQKTYARVMKFFVIAVTGMFLFVALYLEAWKHFIQNPEMWVGLKVVPILLFANIFLGIYYNLSIWYKISGRTRAGATITLVGAGITLLVNYFFIPYFSYMASAWATFLCYGTMMVISFTWGQKVYPVPYAWKKLLAYMVIVALLFFVHKGLTAVVANKVFYYALATLLLAAYGFFILRVERKEFKRFPVIGKYL; this is translated from the coding sequence TTGAGCAGCATTAAACAACTGGCAGGACAAACTTTCTGGTACGGGCTCAGCAGCATGGGCGCCCGCTTCCTTAATTATTTGCTTACCCCTTACCTTACCGGCACCATGACCACCGAAGGGTATGGTGAAATGAGCATTGTGTATGGCGCCGTGCCTTTGCTGAACGTGATTTTCGCTTATGGACTGGAAACCGCTTATTTCCGTTTCGCGAAGCAGGGTAAGGAGCGGGAAGTGTACAATACTACTTCGCTTTCCATCATCTTCACCACTCTAATCTTCACGACCCTGCTCATCAGTTTCAGGGAGGAACTGGCAACGCTGGCGCTGATTCCGGCACACCCGGATTACATCACCATGATGGCGCTTATCATCGGACTGGACGCGCTGGCCATTCTTCCGTTCACCAAACTCCGGCAGGAAGGAAGGCCCATTAAATTCGCCACCATCCGCATCGCCAGTATTCTGATCAATATCGGGGCGGTGTATTTCTTTATTTCCGTATTGCCGGAATTGAAAGAGCAGTATCCTAACAATACCATCTTTGCGCTCTATAATAAGGATCACCAGGTAGGCTATGTGATCATGGCCAACCTGCTGCAGGCCTTCTTCACCCTTATTTTCCTTTCCAGGGAATGGCTCTCCATCAAATTCCAGTTCAACGCACGCCTTTGGAAGGAGATTATGGTCTACGCGCTCCCACTTACCATCGTGGGCTTCGGAGGCATGATTAACGAAACAATCGACCGGCTGATGTTGCCTTGGCGACTGGGTATAGACGTGGAAGCGGCCAAAGGAGAAACAGGCATTTACAACGCGGTGTACAAGCTTTCGCTCCTCATTACTTTGTTTGTGCAGGCTTTCCGTATGGGCGCCGAACCGTTTTTCTTCAAACAGGCTGAGGGGGAGAACGCGCAGAAAACGTACGCCAGGGTCATGAAATTTTTCGTGATCGCTGTTACAGGCATGTTCCTGTTCGTGGCCCTTTACCTGGAAGCCTGGAAACACTTTATCCAGAACCCGGAAATGTGGGTAGGGCTGAAAGTGGTGCCCATCCTGCTTTTCGCGAATATCTTCCTGGGCATATACTATAACCTTTCGATCTGGTATAAAATTTCGGGCAGAACACGGGCGGGCGCCACCATTACCCTGGTGGGCGCGGGCATTACGCTGCTGGTGAACTATTTCTTTATCCCCTATTTCAGTTATATGGCTAGCGCCTGGGCCACATTCCTCTGTTACGGTACCATGATGGTCATCTCTTTCACCTGGGGTCAGAAAGTTTACCCGGTTCCTTACGCCTGGAAAAAACTGCTCGCCTACATGGTCATTGTGGCCCTGTTGTTCTTTGTGCACAAGGGACTCACGGCAGTTGTTGCCAACAAAGTATTTTATTACGCGCTCGCTACATTATTACTGGCGGCATACGGATTTTTCATTCTCCGGGTGGAAAGAAAAGAATTCAAAAGGTTCCCGGTGATCGGGAAATACCTCTAG
- a CDS encoding transcriptional regulator, with protein sequence MKNPIEHLNKVFDSRIRLGIMSALMVNNEVSFNELKELIEVTDGNLASHLKTLEEQGFVKVQKGFIGRKTNTTYQVSKAGEKAFKAHLEALEQMIKLLG encoded by the coding sequence ATGAAGAATCCCATTGAACATTTAAACAAGGTTTTTGATTCCAGGATCAGGCTGGGCATTATGAGTGCGCTGATGGTGAACAATGAAGTGAGCTTCAACGAACTGAAGGAACTCATCGAAGTAACCGACGGCAACCTCGCTTCGCACCTGAAAACATTGGAAGAGCAGGGATTCGTGAAGGTACAGAAGGGATTCATCGGCCGTAAAACAAACACGACTTACCAGGTCTCCAAAGCCGGAGAAAAAGCATTTAAGGCGCACCTGGAAGCATTGGAGCAAATGATCAAACTGCTTGGATAA
- a CDS encoding diacylglycerol kinase family protein codes for MVFKKLFSPSQRIAGFRYAFQGLSAFMRGEPHAWIHLLATVLVLTGVWYFPMATWEIIVLLLCIGMVWCAEILNACIEKTMDLLHPGPHRLVKLIKDMAAAAVLVTSIIALVVGLIIFIPKFLQA; via the coding sequence ATGGTATTCAAAAAACTATTCTCTCCATCACAACGCATAGCGGGCTTCCGCTATGCGTTCCAGGGACTTTCCGCCTTCATGCGCGGGGAACCCCATGCCTGGATTCATTTGCTCGCCACTGTATTGGTGCTGACCGGAGTCTGGTACTTTCCGATGGCGACCTGGGAAATCATCGTATTGTTATTGTGCATCGGCATGGTATGGTGCGCGGAGATACTGAACGCGTGCATCGAAAAAACGATGGACCTCTTGCACCCAGGTCCGCACCGTTTGGTGAAGCTCATCAAAGACATGGCCGCCGCGGCAGTGCTTGTAACATCAATCATTGCGCTGGTGGTAGGACTCATCATTTTCATTCCTAAATTCTTACAAGCATGA
- a CDS encoding DUF4450 domain-containing protein, with product MKRLLLTCSKPLLLLCTCCILLAELYGQRKLHYRPEGNSFVKASGERKFNRALYGTNTGFRAETGDLPEFALYMPGMGGNLRFFIRNGNRSKPLTKADEIQTVYRPGTMEYIVKDELFGTGQLNIKAAALADQEGLVLEMSGSGLPAALELYFVYGGATGKKFSRDGDIGADPESSFYLQPDYCKGNTFILHQQSFRLLYGATQKLSVSEYESLFAEKKAKAIHGVFPGALAIGDATDFQDTLKAGSEKNAPVVYGKTTVNEQQQYLLLYHPGTERNFLTVSQLPSLFKEALLSATTLANRVQLETPDPYLNTLGGALSMAADAIWEDPTFLHGAVAWRMRLNAWRGAYAADPLGWHDRAQRHFSSYALSQLTTPLTGPIVADTALNLARQQEKIGNSLFSSGYICRNPNGDIRPHHYDMNLVFIDQLFTHFNWTGDTAFMRKMWPVIERHLAWEKRNFDADNDGLYDAYCCIWASDALQYSGGGVAHSSAYNYRANKLAAVVARKMGFPFKQYELEAARIMEAVNKQLWLTDKEWFAEYMDGSCNKLVHHAAGLWTVYHLMESGLPDVTQATKTLRYVDTHIPHLPMEVEGFKPGELVLLSTTNWQPYTWSINNVALAEILHTSLAYWQGQRKEKAYQLWRSALIESMYFGASPGSFQQLSDYDAFRGELYRDFADPVGMAARSLVEGLFGIKPEALKDTLFIEPGFPAAWDHAKLKLPLIDMSYRKDGRKETYHINQRLQQQLHLELKVPARGWRISKLLVNGKVYRNYSTKSGATYPQLSIKVPRAASYAIEIFWEETLVPQEYQAEIEVNNKQYTLKRAHLSLGLNALREKTYSLPAINTDKTVFYPETKGNFHWNEPVFITVKPGVSIAVTGEGFNIINRSNNGKTITVWVNGKEKNRIEVKGKSTSERIILMEDELVAGTNTITLKNEDGKVLTEEKYINWKVPIREAQRHISLGALFNSKVTDIFSNKYLSPRPATPTLQLPTQGIGNWCYPLVQPVINDSGIRSKAGVNSVFKLASGLSFSTPSDTGKNIVFTSTWDNYPDSISFPISGSASHAYFLMTGSTNPMQSQLVNGYISIQYTDGTTATLELKNPETWWPIEQDYLHNGGAFILSQPAPPRVSLQTGREITHDYLYSTIKGFSTRAIDGGAATVLDLPLDPGKTLLRLTVRTLANDVVIGLMGVTFTK from the coding sequence ATGAAACGATTGCTTTTAACCTGCAGCAAACCTTTACTGCTCCTTTGCACATGTTGCATCTTACTGGCGGAACTCTACGGTCAGCGCAAACTTCATTACAGGCCCGAAGGAAATAGCTTTGTAAAAGCTTCGGGAGAAAGAAAATTCAACCGGGCATTGTACGGCACCAATACAGGCTTCCGCGCCGAAACCGGTGATCTGCCGGAATTCGCGCTCTATATGCCGGGCATGGGGGGCAACCTTCGATTTTTCATCCGCAACGGCAACCGTTCAAAACCGCTCACAAAAGCTGATGAGATCCAAACTGTTTACAGGCCCGGCACCATGGAATATATTGTAAAAGATGAACTGTTCGGGACCGGGCAACTGAACATAAAAGCCGCCGCGCTTGCGGACCAGGAAGGCCTGGTGCTTGAAATGAGTGGCAGTGGTTTGCCCGCAGCGCTGGAGCTTTATTTTGTTTACGGCGGCGCTACGGGTAAAAAATTCTCCCGCGACGGTGATATCGGCGCTGACCCCGAATCATCGTTTTACCTTCAACCAGATTACTGTAAAGGCAATACTTTCATACTGCACCAACAATCATTCAGGCTACTTTACGGGGCTACGCAAAAATTAAGTGTCTCCGAATACGAATCTCTGTTCGCTGAAAAAAAAGCCAAAGCCATCCATGGTGTATTTCCGGGAGCATTGGCAATAGGTGACGCGACGGATTTCCAGGATACCCTGAAAGCCGGATCCGAAAAAAACGCGCCTGTTGTTTACGGCAAAACAACGGTAAATGAACAGCAGCAATACCTCCTTTTATACCATCCCGGAACTGAACGGAATTTTCTTACAGTCTCGCAATTGCCTTCCCTTTTCAAAGAAGCATTGCTTTCCGCCACCACACTCGCCAACCGTGTACAATTGGAAACGCCCGACCCGTATCTGAATACATTAGGTGGCGCACTCAGTATGGCGGCCGACGCCATCTGGGAAGACCCGACCTTCCTACACGGCGCCGTGGCATGGCGCATGCGGCTCAACGCCTGGCGCGGCGCTTATGCCGCTGATCCGCTGGGATGGCACGACCGGGCACAACGGCATTTCTCCAGTTATGCCCTCTCGCAGTTGACCACTCCTTTAACTGGTCCCATTGTGGCCGATACCGCACTTAACCTGGCGCGGCAACAGGAGAAAATAGGCAACAGTCTTTTCAGCAGCGGATACATCTGCAGAAATCCGAATGGAGACATACGGCCCCATCATTATGATATGAACCTTGTTTTCATCGACCAGCTGTTCACGCATTTCAACTGGACCGGCGACACGGCCTTTATGCGGAAGATGTGGCCCGTAATAGAAAGACACCTGGCCTGGGAAAAAAGAAATTTCGACGCCGATAACGATGGGTTGTACGATGCGTATTGCTGCATCTGGGCCAGTGATGCGCTCCAATACTCCGGCGGCGGCGTGGCACATTCCTCCGCCTACAATTACAGGGCCAATAAGCTCGCAGCGGTTGTTGCAAGAAAGATGGGTTTCCCTTTTAAGCAATATGAACTGGAAGCAGCACGCATAATGGAAGCCGTGAACAAACAGTTATGGCTAACCGATAAAGAATGGTTCGCGGAATACATGGATGGCAGCTGCAACAAACTCGTTCACCATGCTGCGGGGCTCTGGACCGTTTACCACCTGATGGAGTCGGGCCTGCCCGATGTAACCCAGGCCACAAAAACGCTCCGGTACGTGGATACGCATATCCCTCATTTGCCTATGGAAGTGGAAGGCTTTAAGCCAGGGGAATTGGTCCTCTTGTCTACCACCAACTGGCAGCCCTATACCTGGTCGATCAACAATGTGGCGCTTGCGGAAATACTACATACTTCGCTGGCGTACTGGCAGGGGCAACGCAAAGAAAAAGCATACCAGTTGTGGCGAAGCGCTTTGATAGAAAGTATGTATTTCGGCGCATCGCCCGGCAGCTTTCAGCAACTGTCTGATTACGATGCTTTCCGGGGAGAACTGTACCGCGATTTCGCCGATCCTGTAGGGATGGCCGCCAGGTCGTTGGTAGAGGGCTTATTTGGCATAAAACCGGAAGCGCTGAAAGATACCCTTTTTATTGAACCGGGATTTCCTGCGGCATGGGACCACGCCAAACTAAAGTTGCCGTTGATAGATATGTCGTACCGGAAAGATGGCAGGAAAGAGACCTACCATATTAACCAGCGGCTGCAACAACAACTCCACCTCGAATTGAAAGTACCCGCCCGCGGCTGGCGCATCAGTAAGTTGCTCGTAAATGGTAAAGTATACCGGAACTATTCTACAAAGTCTGGAGCAACCTATCCCCAACTATCCATCAAAGTACCGCGTGCCGCTTCGTATGCGATCGAAATATTTTGGGAGGAAACACTGGTTCCACAGGAATACCAGGCGGAGATAGAGGTCAACAATAAACAGTATACTTTAAAAAGAGCACATCTTTCCCTGGGACTGAATGCACTCCGAGAAAAAACATATTCCCTTCCCGCTATAAACACAGATAAAACTGTTTTTTACCCGGAAACTAAAGGAAATTTCCACTGGAATGAGCCGGTTTTTATCACTGTAAAACCTGGTGTTTCCATAGCGGTTACCGGTGAAGGATTCAACATCATCAACAGGAGCAATAATGGAAAAACGATTACGGTATGGGTGAACGGGAAAGAAAAAAACAGGATCGAAGTAAAAGGAAAAAGTACTTCAGAACGGATCATATTAATGGAAGATGAACTGGTGGCGGGCACGAATACCATCACCTTAAAAAACGAGGATGGAAAAGTGCTTACAGAAGAAAAATACATCAACTGGAAAGTTCCGATCCGGGAAGCGCAAAGGCATATTTCATTGGGCGCTCTTTTCAACAGCAAAGTGACGGACATCTTCTCCAACAAATACCTTTCCCCACGGCCCGCCACGCCTACGTTGCAACTGCCCACGCAAGGCATCGGGAACTGGTGCTATCCATTGGTGCAGCCAGTCATCAACGATAGTGGTATCCGTTCAAAAGCAGGTGTGAACTCAGTATTTAAACTCGCTTCCGGACTGTCATTTTCCACACCATCCGATACAGGAAAAAACATTGTGTTTACCTCCACGTGGGACAATTATCCGGACAGTATTTCTTTCCCCATTTCAGGCAGCGCCTCACATGCGTACTTCCTTATGACCGGCTCCACCAATCCCATGCAAAGCCAGCTGGTGAACGGTTATATCAGCATTCAATATACAGATGGAACTACCGCCACACTTGAACTGAAGAACCCCGAAACCTGGTGGCCCATTGAACAGGACTACCTGCACAATGGCGGCGCGTTCATCCTTTCACAACCTGCACCGCCAAGGGTCAGCCTGCAAACGGGCAGGGAAATCACGCACGATTACCTATACAGCACCATAAAAGGATTCAGCACACGCGCTATTGATGGCGGGGCGGCAACCGTACTTGACCTCCCGCTTGATCCGGGTAAAACACTGTTGAGACTTACCGTAAGAACACTGGCCAACGATGTGGTGATCGGACTGATGGGTGTAACGTTTACAAAATAA